A stretch of the Oncorhynchus gorbuscha isolate QuinsamMale2020 ecotype Even-year unplaced genomic scaffold, OgorEven_v1.0 Un_scaffold_1562, whole genome shotgun sequence genome encodes the following:
- the LOC124023243 gene encoding uncharacterized protein LOC124023243 isoform X6, with product MVGYTPGSTRSEMPSNVEIKARVSNAIRLAEKARQLSQSEGTVIRQQDTFFNCSTGRLKLRNLMDGSGQLIFYERPDCDGPKVSSYSLSTTQDPEGLRDPEGLRVSSYYTTPVSTTQDPEGLRVSSYYTTPVSTTQDPEGLRDPEGLRVSSYYTTTVPTTQDPEGLRVSSYYTTTVPTTQDSEGLRVSSYYTTTLSTTQDPEGLRTVLADSLGVKGEVRKERRLFLVGQTRVHLDSVEGLGHYMELEVVLREDQRPEEGEAIARSLMKELGVGDDSLVTGAYVDLLLEGQG from the exons atggtaggctacaccccaGGAAGCACGAG ATCAGAGATGCCGTCTAACGTGGAGATCAAGGCGAGGGTGAGCAATGCGATACGATTGGCGGAGAAAGCCAGACAGCTAAGCCAATCAGAGGGAACAGTAATCCGCCAGCAGGACACGTTCTTCAACTGCAGCACCGGACGGCTTAAACTACGTAACCTGATg GATGGGAGTGGTCAGCTGATCTTCTATGAGAGACCAGATTGTGACGGGCCCAAGGTGTCcagctactctctctctactacacagGACCCAGAGGGGCTCAGA GACCCAGAGGGGCTCAGAGTGAGTAGCTACTACACCACTCCTGTCTCTACTACACAGGACCCAGAGGGGCTCAGAGTGAGTAGCTACTACACCACTCCTGTCTCTACTACACAGGACCCAGAGGGGCTCAGA GACCCAGAGGGGCTCAGAGTGAGtagctactacaccactactgtacctacaaCACAGGACCCAGAGGGGCTCAGAGTGAGtagctactacaccactactgtacctactacacaggaCTCAGAGGGGCTCAGAGTGAGtagctactacaccactactctctctactacacAGGACCCAGAGGGGCTCAGA actgtgcTGGCTGATTCTCTAGGGGTTAAGGGTGaggtgaggaaggagaggaggctgTTCCTTGTTGGTCAGACGAGGGTTCACTTGGACTCAGTGGAGGGCCTGGGACACTACATGGAGctagag gtggtgtTGAGGGAGGACCAAAGGCCTGAGGAGGGGGAGGCGATTGCTCGCAGCCTGATGAAGGAGCTCGGTGTCGGGGATGACAGCCTGGTGACTGGTGCCTACGTGGACCTCTTGCTGGAAGGCCAGGGATAG
- the LOC124023243 gene encoding uncharacterized protein LOC124023243 isoform X5, whose amino-acid sequence MVGYTPGSTRSEMPSNVEIKARVSNAIRLAEKARQLSQSEGTVIRQQDTFFNCSTGRLKLRNLMDGSGQLIFYERPDCDGPKVSSYSLSTTQDPEGLRVVLREDQRPEEGEAIARSLMKELGVGDDSLVTGAYVDLLLEGQG is encoded by the exons atggtaggctacaccccaGGAAGCACGAG ATCAGAGATGCCGTCTAACGTGGAGATCAAGGCGAGGGTGAGCAATGCGATACGATTGGCGGAGAAAGCCAGACAGCTAAGCCAATCAGAGGGAACAGTAATCCGCCAGCAGGACACGTTCTTCAACTGCAGCACCGGACGGCTTAAACTACGTAACCTGATg GATGGGAGTGGTCAGCTGATCTTCTATGAGAGACCAGATTGTGACGGGCCCAAGGTGTCcagctactctctctctactacacagGACCCAGAGGGGCTCAGA gtggtgtTGAGGGAGGACCAAAGGCCTGAGGAGGGGGAGGCGATTGCTCGCAGCCTGATGAAGGAGCTCGGTGTCGGGGATGACAGCCTGGTGACTGGTGCCTACGTGGACCTCTTGCTGGAAGGCCAGGGATAG
- the LOC124023243 gene encoding uncharacterized protein LOC124023243 isoform X2, whose amino-acid sequence MVGYTPGSTRSEMPSNVEIKARVSNAIRLAEKARQLSQSEGTVIRQQDTFFNCSTGRLKLRNLMDGSGQLIFYERPDCDGPKVSSYSLSTTQDPEGLRDPEGLRDPEGLRVSSYYTTPVSTTQDPEGLRDPEGLRVSSYYTTTVPTTQDPEGLRVSSYYTTTVPTTQDSEGLRVSSYYTTTLSTTQDPEGLRTVLADSLGVKGEVRKERRLFLVGQTRVHLDSVEGLGHYMELEVVLREDQRPEEGEAIARSLMKELGVGDDSLVTGAYVDLLLEGQG is encoded by the exons atggtaggctacaccccaGGAAGCACGAG ATCAGAGATGCCGTCTAACGTGGAGATCAAGGCGAGGGTGAGCAATGCGATACGATTGGCGGAGAAAGCCAGACAGCTAAGCCAATCAGAGGGAACAGTAATCCGCCAGCAGGACACGTTCTTCAACTGCAGCACCGGACGGCTTAAACTACGTAACCTGATg GATGGGAGTGGTCAGCTGATCTTCTATGAGAGACCAGATTGTGACGGGCCCAAGGTGTCcagctactctctctctactacacagGACCCAGAGGGGCTCAGA GACCCAGAGGGGCTCAGA GACCCAGAGGGGCTCAGAGTGAGTAGCTACTACACCACTCCTGTCTCTACTACACAGGACCCAGAGGGGCTCAGA GACCCAGAGGGGCTCAGAGTGAGtagctactacaccactactgtacctacaaCACAGGACCCAGAGGGGCTCAGAGTGAGtagctactacaccactactgtacctactacacaggaCTCAGAGGGGCTCAGAGTGAGtagctactacaccactactctctctactacacAGGACCCAGAGGGGCTCAGA actgtgcTGGCTGATTCTCTAGGGGTTAAGGGTGaggtgaggaaggagaggaggctgTTCCTTGTTGGTCAGACGAGGGTTCACTTGGACTCAGTGGAGGGCCTGGGACACTACATGGAGctagag gtggtgtTGAGGGAGGACCAAAGGCCTGAGGAGGGGGAGGCGATTGCTCGCAGCCTGATGAAGGAGCTCGGTGTCGGGGATGACAGCCTGGTGACTGGTGCCTACGTGGACCTCTTGCTGGAAGGCCAGGGATAG
- the LOC124023243 gene encoding uncharacterized protein LOC124023243 isoform X3 codes for MVGYTPGSTRSEMPSNVEIKARVSNAIRLAEKARQLSQSEGTVIRQQDTFFNCSTGRLKLRNLMDGSGQLIFYERPDCDGPKVSSYSLSTTQDPEGLRDPEGLRVSSYYTTTVPTTQDPEGLRVSSYYTTTVPTTQDSEGLRVSSYYTTTLSTTQDPEGLRTVLADSLGVKGEVRKERRLFLVGQTRVHLDSVEGLGHYMELEVVLREDQRPEEGEAIARSLMKELGVGDDSLVTGAYVDLLLEGQG; via the exons atggtaggctacaccccaGGAAGCACGAG ATCAGAGATGCCGTCTAACGTGGAGATCAAGGCGAGGGTGAGCAATGCGATACGATTGGCGGAGAAAGCCAGACAGCTAAGCCAATCAGAGGGAACAGTAATCCGCCAGCAGGACACGTTCTTCAACTGCAGCACCGGACGGCTTAAACTACGTAACCTGATg GATGGGAGTGGTCAGCTGATCTTCTATGAGAGACCAGATTGTGACGGGCCCAAGGTGTCcagctactctctctctactacacagGACCCAGAGGGGCTCAGA GACCCAGAGGGGCTCAGAGTGAGtagctactacaccactactgtacctacaaCACAGGACCCAGAGGGGCTCAGAGTGAGtagctactacaccactactgtacctactacacaggaCTCAGAGGGGCTCAGAGTGAGtagctactacaccactactctctctactacacAGGACCCAGAGGGGCTCAGA actgtgcTGGCTGATTCTCTAGGGGTTAAGGGTGaggtgaggaaggagaggaggctgTTCCTTGTTGGTCAGACGAGGGTTCACTTGGACTCAGTGGAGGGCCTGGGACACTACATGGAGctagag gtggtgtTGAGGGAGGACCAAAGGCCTGAGGAGGGGGAGGCGATTGCTCGCAGCCTGATGAAGGAGCTCGGTGTCGGGGATGACAGCCTGGTGACTGGTGCCTACGTGGACCTCTTGCTGGAAGGCCAGGGATAG
- the LOC124023243 gene encoding uncharacterized protein LOC124023243 isoform X4: MVGYTPGSTRSEMPSNVEIKARVSNAIRLAEKARQLSQSEGTVIRQQDTFFNCSTGRLKLRNLMDGSGQLIFYERPDCDGPKVSSYSLSTTQDPEGLRTVLADSLGVKGEVRKERRLFLVGQTRVHLDSVEGLGHYMELEVVLREDQRPEEGEAIARSLMKELGVGDDSLVTGAYVDLLLEGQG; this comes from the exons atggtaggctacaccccaGGAAGCACGAG ATCAGAGATGCCGTCTAACGTGGAGATCAAGGCGAGGGTGAGCAATGCGATACGATTGGCGGAGAAAGCCAGACAGCTAAGCCAATCAGAGGGAACAGTAATCCGCCAGCAGGACACGTTCTTCAACTGCAGCACCGGACGGCTTAAACTACGTAACCTGATg GATGGGAGTGGTCAGCTGATCTTCTATGAGAGACCAGATTGTGACGGGCCCAAGGTGTCcagctactctctctctactacacagGACCCAGAGGGGCTCAGA actgtgcTGGCTGATTCTCTAGGGGTTAAGGGTGaggtgaggaaggagaggaggctgTTCCTTGTTGGTCAGACGAGGGTTCACTTGGACTCAGTGGAGGGCCTGGGACACTACATGGAGctagag gtggtgtTGAGGGAGGACCAAAGGCCTGAGGAGGGGGAGGCGATTGCTCGCAGCCTGATGAAGGAGCTCGGTGTCGGGGATGACAGCCTGGTGACTGGTGCCTACGTGGACCTCTTGCTGGAAGGCCAGGGATAG
- the LOC124023243 gene encoding uncharacterized protein LOC124023243 isoform X1 — MPSNVEIKARVSNAIRLAEKARQLSQSEGTVIRQQDTFFNCSTGRLKLRNLMDGSGQLIFYERPDCDGPKVSSYSLSTTQDPEGLRDPEGLRVSSYYTTPVSTTQDPEGLRVSSYYTTPVSTTQDPEGLRDPEGLRVSSYYTTTVPTTQDPEGLRVSSYYTTTVPTTQDSEGLRVSSYYTTTLSTTQDPEGLRTVLADSLGVKGEVRKERRLFLVGQTRVHLDSVEGLGHYMELEVVLREDQRPEEGEAIARSLMKELGVGDDSLVTGAYVDLLLEGQG; from the exons ATGCCGTCTAACGTGGAGATCAAGGCGAGGGTGAGCAATGCGATACGATTGGCGGAGAAAGCCAGACAGCTAAGCCAATCAGAGGGAACAGTAATCCGCCAGCAGGACACGTTCTTCAACTGCAGCACCGGACGGCTTAAACTACGTAACCTGATg GATGGGAGTGGTCAGCTGATCTTCTATGAGAGACCAGATTGTGACGGGCCCAAGGTGTCcagctactctctctctactacacagGACCCAGAGGGGCTCAGA GACCCAGAGGGGCTCAGAGTGAGTAGCTACTACACCACTCCTGTCTCTACTACACAGGACCCAGAGGGGCTCAGAGTGAGTAGCTACTACACCACTCCTGTCTCTACTACACAGGACCCAGAGGGGCTCAGA GACCCAGAGGGGCTCAGAGTGAGtagctactacaccactactgtacctacaaCACAGGACCCAGAGGGGCTCAGAGTGAGtagctactacaccactactgtacctactacacaggaCTCAGAGGGGCTCAGAGTGAGtagctactacaccactactctctctactacacAGGACCCAGAGGGGCTCAGA actgtgcTGGCTGATTCTCTAGGGGTTAAGGGTGaggtgaggaaggagaggaggctgTTCCTTGTTGGTCAGACGAGGGTTCACTTGGACTCAGTGGAGGGCCTGGGACACTACATGGAGctagag gtggtgtTGAGGGAGGACCAAAGGCCTGAGGAGGGGGAGGCGATTGCTCGCAGCCTGATGAAGGAGCTCGGTGTCGGGGATGACAGCCTGGTGACTGGTGCCTACGTGGACCTCTTGCTGGAAGGCCAGGGATAG